Proteins encoded together in one Lysinibacillus sp. FSL K6-0232 window:
- a CDS encoding DMT family transporter, which translates to MDKPKMHPYIPIIIGVISVSLSAIFVKLAQAESGVIAFYRMLFSVLIMAPLFLGKYTKELTKLSKRDWFFSSIAGIFLAFHFILWFESLNYTSVASSTVLVTLQPLFAFVGTYFFFKETITMKTIIAGAIAISGSVLISWGDFKVSGTAFYGDILALIACALVTVYFLLGQDVRKRLSLMTYTMIVYVVSTITLLIYVLIKGESLMPHSSMDWLWFLLLALVPNFLGHTLFNWSIKYVSTNVVSIAILFEPVGAAILAWFIFKEYLIATQIIGGMIVLAGILLFVIDIKKIFKFFAKNA; encoded by the coding sequence GTGGATAAGCCTAAAATGCATCCATATATCCCTATTATAATAGGAGTTATCTCAGTATCTTTATCCGCTATTTTTGTTAAATTAGCGCAAGCAGAATCTGGTGTTATTGCATTTTATCGAATGTTATTTTCTGTGTTAATTATGGCACCATTGTTTTTGGGGAAGTACACAAAGGAGTTAACAAAGTTAAGTAAACGTGATTGGTTCTTTTCTTCAATTGCGGGAATATTTTTAGCATTTCATTTTATTTTATGGTTTGAATCACTTAACTATACGTCAGTAGCAAGCTCAACGGTGCTTGTAACATTACAACCATTATTTGCGTTTGTCGGTACATATTTTTTCTTTAAAGAAACAATCACGATGAAAACAATTATAGCAGGGGCAATAGCTATTAGCGGAAGTGTTTTAATTAGCTGGGGTGATTTTAAAGTAAGTGGTACTGCATTTTATGGCGATATATTGGCTCTTATTGCCTGTGCGCTTGTTACAGTTTATTTCTTATTGGGACAGGATGTACGTAAACGACTATCTTTAATGACCTATACAATGATTGTTTATGTTGTTAGTACGATTACTTTACTGATTTATGTACTAATAAAAGGGGAATCATTAATGCCTCATTCTTCAATGGATTGGCTGTGGTTTTTATTATTAGCGCTAGTACCTAATTTCTTGGGCCATACGCTGTTTAATTGGTCAATTAAATATGTTAGTACGAACGTCGTTTCAATAGCTATATTGTTTGAGCCTGTAGGAGCAGCTATTTTAGCATGGTTTATTTTTAAAGAGTATTTAATTGCAACACAAATCATTGGTGGGATGATTGTATTAGCAGGTATTCTATTGTTTGTTATCGATATAAAAAAGATTTTTAAGTTTTTTGCGAAAAATGCTTGA
- a CDS encoding MgtC/SapB family protein, translating into MNTLLENMITYEVGIKLVIAATLSLVIGIERELKKKPVGLKTSLVIATFSCLLTIISIETAYSTPARDDINITMDPLRLAAQIVSGIGFLGAGVILRRGNDSITGLTTAAMIWGAAGIGIAVGAGFYMDATLAVIIIVFGIEILSPFLMKIGPKRIRMREISLKVQIDDAKNTESFLLFLKDNNIIIENIRIKDVPLKNDDVLHELDLRLSLIVSDNLLSFYHSLRELSYIEKIEMEILN; encoded by the coding sequence ATGAACACATTATTAGAAAATATGATTACATATGAAGTTGGCATAAAATTAGTGATTGCAGCCACATTAAGTTTAGTGATCGGTATTGAAAGGGAATTAAAAAAGAAACCTGTTGGATTAAAAACAAGCTTAGTGATTGCCACCTTTAGCTGTTTACTCACAATCATCTCTATCGAAACTGCATATTCAACCCCTGCTAGGGATGATATTAACATTACAATGGACCCTCTTCGCTTAGCTGCACAGATCGTTAGTGGAATTGGCTTTCTTGGAGCAGGCGTTATTTTAAGACGGGGCAATGATAGCATTACAGGCTTAACAACTGCTGCTATGATATGGGGAGCAGCAGGTATTGGAATTGCAGTTGGCGCAGGTTTTTATATGGATGCGACATTAGCAGTAATTATTATTGTTTTCGGCATTGAGATTTTATCACCTTTCCTTATGAAAATTGGTCCTAAACGTATTCGGATGCGAGAGATTTCATTAAAAGTTCAAATTGATGATGCCAAGAATACTGAGTCCTTTCTATTATTTTTAAAGGACAATAACATCATCATTGAAAATATTCGTATTAAAGACGTGCCTTTAAAAAATGATGATGTTTTACATGAGCTGGATTTGCGTTTGTCCTTAATTGTTTCCGATAATTTATTATCCTTTTATCATTCATTACGAGAACTATCTTATATAGAAAAAATCGAAATGGAAATTTTAAACTAG
- a CDS encoding cation diffusion facilitator family transporter, producing MTELFKLLKDGNKPSLLAACVNAFLGIIKGIAFFFTGNVAMFAEMMHSLGDAANQLFVYIGSALSKKPPTKQFPSGFGRIVNLVCLFAVIIVAILSYETIKEGWHHFLHPTGESSGILIALGVLLIGIILEGVVLAKAAVEVLHEAGQEKAGIAAIPKAFAYLNRAKPATKLVFMEDLVATSGNILAFAAIVIAYFTGWGRIEGLVSMIIGAMMFYVVGKVFLDNARGVIGETDEEMLNHIAHLVMDDPNIKDIVRLEVIKEGEFLHVELVAEADPQLSLAFLDDVRDHLTEVLLSQKGVAKVAILFDEDDGKTSWVHADRSM from the coding sequence ATGACAGAACTATTTAAACTACTAAAAGACGGTAACAAACCTTCCCTACTAGCAGCATGTGTAAATGCCTTTTTAGGGATTATTAAAGGCATTGCTTTTTTCTTTACAGGAAATGTTGCGATGTTTGCAGAAATGATGCACTCGCTTGGTGATGCAGCAAACCAATTATTTGTTTATATCGGCTCAGCACTTTCTAAAAAGCCACCTACCAAGCAATTCCCAAGTGGCTTTGGCCGTATTGTTAACTTAGTATGCTTATTTGCCGTTATTATTGTGGCAATTCTTTCGTATGAAACAATTAAGGAAGGATGGCATCATTTTCTACATCCTACAGGGGAATCTAGTGGGATACTAATTGCACTTGGCGTATTATTAATAGGGATTATTTTAGAAGGTGTGGTGCTTGCCAAAGCAGCTGTAGAAGTATTACATGAAGCAGGGCAAGAAAAGGCTGGTATCGCAGCGATTCCAAAAGCATTCGCTTATTTGAATCGTGCAAAGCCTGCAACAAAATTAGTTTTTATGGAAGATTTAGTAGCTACTAGCGGGAATATCCTAGCCTTTGCTGCAATTGTTATTGCTTACTTTACAGGATGGGGTAGAATAGAAGGTCTTGTGTCAATGATTATTGGAGCAATGATGTTTTATGTTGTCGGGAAAGTTTTCTTAGATAATGCTCGTGGCGTCATTGGCGAAACAGATGAAGAAATGTTAAATCATATTGCTCATCTTGTTATGGATGATCCAAATATTAAGGATATTGTGCGCCTTGAGGTGATTAAAGAAGGAGAATTTTTACATGTGGAGCTTGTCGCTGAAGCTGACCCACAGTTATCGCTAGCCTTTTTAGATGATGTTCGTGATCATTTAACAGAGGTACTATTAAGTCAAAAAGGTGTCGCCAAAGTTGCCATTTTGTTTGATGAGGATGATGGCAAAACAAGCTGGGTGCATGCTGATCGCTCTATGTAA
- a CDS encoding iron-containing alcohol dehydrogenase, which yields MDSFTFYNPVKLHFGEDALDKLPKELAQYGQKVLVVYGGGSIKKNGVYNAVIEKLQEANKTIFELSGVEPNPRVETARLGIDICKKEGIDLVLAVGGGSVIDCSKLIAAGAKYDADAWEIVQRKVFVQEALPLGTVLTLAATGSEMNSGSVITNAATEEKLSWGSPAVFPKFSILNPAYTVTVPRNHTVYGIVDMMSHIFEQYFHNTTNTPVTDEMCEGVLRAIIATAPKLLEDLENIQLRETILLAGTIGLNGFLSIGSRGDWASHNIEHAISAIYDIPHAGGLAILQPHWMRLNVPVNPARFAGIATRVFGVDATGKTVEEIAYEGIDRLSAFWTSLGAPNRLADYQIDAVKFPQIIEHAMQNGPFGNFHKLQDEDVRTILQNSL from the coding sequence ATGGATTCATTTACATTTTATAATCCAGTAAAGTTACACTTTGGAGAAGATGCATTAGACAAACTGCCAAAGGAGCTAGCGCAATATGGTCAAAAGGTGTTAGTTGTATATGGCGGTGGCAGCATTAAGAAAAATGGTGTTTATAATGCAGTAATAGAGAAATTACAAGAGGCAAACAAAACTATTTTTGAATTAAGTGGCGTTGAACCGAATCCACGTGTTGAAACAGCACGCCTTGGGATTGATATTTGTAAAAAGGAAGGAATCGACCTTGTGCTTGCAGTTGGTGGAGGCTCTGTAATCGATTGTTCAAAATTAATCGCTGCAGGTGCAAAGTATGATGCTGATGCTTGGGAAATTGTGCAACGTAAAGTGTTTGTGCAAGAAGCATTGCCGCTTGGTACGGTATTAACACTTGCTGCTACAGGCTCTGAAATGAACTCAGGCTCAGTGATTACAAATGCTGCTACAGAGGAAAAGCTAAGCTGGGGCAGCCCAGCAGTATTCCCAAAATTTTCAATATTAAATCCTGCCTATACAGTGACAGTACCAAGAAACCACACTGTTTATGGCATTGTTGATATGATGTCACATATCTTTGAACAATACTTCCATAACACAACGAATACACCAGTTACGGATGAAATGTGTGAAGGCGTATTACGAGCAATTATAGCAACAGCTCCGAAATTGCTAGAGGACTTAGAAAACATTCAATTGCGTGAAACAATTTTATTAGCAGGTACAATTGGATTAAATGGATTCCTATCAATTGGTTCACGAGGCGATTGGGCTTCTCATAATATTGAGCATGCTATATCAGCTATTTATGATATTCCGCATGCAGGAGGCTTAGCAATCCTTCAGCCACACTGGATGCGCTTAAATGTGCCAGTTAATCCAGCACGCTTTGCTGGCATTGCCACACGAGTGTTTGGTGTGGATGCAACAGGAAAGACGGTAGAAGAGATTGCTTATGAAGGCATTGATCGTTTATCGGCATTTTGGACATCATTAGGTGCGCCAAATCGTTTAGCTGATTATCAGATTGATGCTGTAAAATTCCCGCAAATTATTGAACATGCCATGCAAAATGGACCTTTTGGAAACTTTCATAAATTACAAGATGAAGATGTACGAACAATTCTACAAAATTCTCTTTAA
- a CDS encoding response regulator: protein MKVIIIDDEKIAIDVLRIILQQLTEFEISIQGAFTNVIDALALLEKETINLVFLDIEMIDTHGLQVAKQLLVKQPSLQIIFVTAHTQFAVDAFDIEATDYLLKPVHEKRLIKALTKAQQKWQLRQPHTTPEKHTSLLYAHTFGSFYLLNAQKEIVKWRTKKARELFLYLWFHHKKPMLNAILIEELWSTLDFEKAANHLHTTIYQLRKLLKENGGKDPIQLVNNHYQLNIEIDSDYDELIQLIEREKHDEQSIQQLLNCYEGDFLAEEEYSWAISIQFHLKQMVLHILETFVQKTAAINPLLQLNCLQKMLEMDEFNEHYMFLLLEFLIKQNKKQDCIRYYKHIQEKLAEINVPIPKKIQQIYNDYMVYSK from the coding sequence ATGAAAGTAATAATCATTGATGATGAAAAAATAGCGATCGATGTTCTACGTATTATATTACAACAATTAACGGAATTTGAAATTTCTATTCAGGGAGCATTTACAAATGTCATAGATGCGCTTGCTTTACTTGAAAAGGAAACTATCAATTTAGTTTTTTTAGATATTGAAATGATTGATACACATGGTTTGCAGGTGGCAAAGCAATTATTGGTCAAGCAACCATCTTTACAAATTATATTTGTCACTGCCCATACCCAGTTTGCGGTGGATGCTTTTGATATAGAGGCAACAGATTATTTATTAAAGCCTGTTCATGAAAAGCGACTTATTAAAGCTTTAACAAAAGCACAGCAAAAGTGGCAATTACGGCAACCACACACAACACCAGAGAAACATACATCTCTCTTATATGCTCATACATTTGGAAGTTTTTATTTATTGAATGCACAAAAGGAGATTGTGAAGTGGCGTACAAAAAAAGCTCGTGAGCTGTTCTTATATTTATGGTTTCATCATAAAAAACCGATGCTAAATGCTATTCTTATAGAAGAGCTATGGTCAACATTAGATTTTGAGAAAGCAGCTAATCATTTACATACAACCATTTATCAACTGCGTAAACTATTAAAGGAAAATGGCGGTAAGGACCCGATTCAATTAGTGAATAATCACTACCAACTAAATATTGAAATTGATAGTGACTATGATGAACTTATTCAACTGATTGAGCGGGAAAAGCACGATGAACAGTCTATTCAGCAGCTCTTAAATTGCTATGAGGGCGATTTTTTAGCAGAGGAGGAATACTCTTGGGCAATATCAATTCAATTCCATTTAAAACAAATGGTCTTGCATATACTTGAAACCTTTGTCCAAAAAACAGCAGCTATTAACCCACTTTTACAATTAAATTGTTTGCAAAAGATGCTAGAAATGGATGAATTCAATGAGCATTATATGTTCCTGCTACTGGAGTTTTTAATTAAGCAAAATAAAAAGCAAGATTGTATTAGATACTATAAGCATATACAGGAAAAATTAGCAGAAATCAATGTACCAATTCCAAAGAAAATTCAGCAGATTTATAATGATTATATGGTTTATAGTAAATGA
- a CDS encoding sensor histidine kinase — translation MKKNIFIVVGIIMLFSITFFFGNWQYLFDQNFKIVEDGAVTIGAEQLQNNQLVELDGEWAFYPNILISPQESLATYKAQRVSIPVPANWGKYVQPNKEGLTIGTYHLKVTVPVEGQYGLYIRTIRHASRIFINGLEVGGKGNPSPASNHYQSENSDNYTVVTQSKHQEIDVLIQVANFHLPKAGIIYPIEFGTAEAVQYHYHIKVFTDVLVSVGYIVIGIIYIISYAQNRKRKEELFFGLFTILLGLYMSFINQKVFFLVVPITHIANQLRLQLGILPLALMCLTLFIYYMYPQLTKKRILYAAIILMSIVFVMYSIYNPLTGNERAASKAEVVYRRLLYITVTAPAIVYNIWMLIRVMMKRLEGARYVLIVFTAVCCYAILLILNFLVSIPIDYSEIALFVMILLGFASLLNYRTNNAFMKIQALSEELMLHNQMKDEFLLKTSHELRTPLNGIVNLSKSLMEGAQGPLKRVQQEQVILIHNITQRLGHLVEDLLFSSTHMTGEIWVAPRAVPITIINEVVAEIQNIMPKNSYVRLIAEIDRALPHMLTDELRFKQVLYNLLHNALQHTQVGEITVTAHVQQSHMVIQVNDTGAGIPAQDIEHIFTAFYRVKKHGQKEGLGLGLSIAKNIVEKLDGAIYVTSLLGEGTTFTFTMPLATEELVNSDQNFVTTAVQLENEVLQLDLPLFYKGNDKKILVVDDDHINIKVLADVLALKGYTVIAVDNGFDAVAYLKTNEVDCMLIDLMMDGMSGYELCKQVRKQYDMLELPIIVLTAIMKHSDLVLTLQVGANDYLQKPVAMDELLIRIESLLAVRQSSIDAIEVEMNYLYAQVTPHFFYNTLNTIIGLSYTNIDDTREALYCLATYFRAKLNVHYRNSMVSIEEEIELVKAYLYIEKMRFVDRLTVKYDIDESIQLMIPALSIQPLVENAVVHGISKKMEGGAIEVSVQREGQFVRIKIYDNGVGIPDEKLQQLLNGEGSRIGFTNPLKNSN, via the coding sequence ATGAAGAAAAATATTTTCATAGTTGTTGGTATTATCATGCTGTTTAGTATTACGTTTTTCTTTGGTAACTGGCAGTATCTGTTCGATCAAAACTTTAAAATTGTAGAGGATGGGGCTGTAACGATTGGGGCAGAGCAATTACAAAACAATCAATTGGTCGAACTAGATGGAGAGTGGGCCTTCTATCCAAATATTTTAATTTCCCCGCAAGAGTCGCTGGCTACATATAAGGCACAACGCGTTTCGATTCCAGTGCCAGCAAATTGGGGAAAATATGTACAGCCTAATAAAGAGGGACTGACTATTGGGACGTATCATCTAAAGGTGACAGTGCCAGTAGAAGGGCAATATGGTTTATATATTCGAACAATTCGTCATGCTAGTCGTATTTTTATCAACGGTTTAGAGGTGGGTGGAAAGGGCAATCCTAGCCCTGCTTCAAATCATTATCAATCTGAAAATAGTGATAACTATACAGTAGTTACACAAAGCAAACATCAAGAAATAGATGTGCTTATACAAGTTGCTAATTTTCATCTACCAAAGGCAGGCATTATCTATCCGATTGAATTTGGCACAGCAGAGGCTGTCCAATACCACTATCATATAAAAGTGTTCACAGATGTTTTAGTGAGTGTGGGCTATATCGTAATTGGCATTATTTATATTATTTCTTATGCACAAAACCGCAAGCGTAAGGAAGAATTATTTTTTGGACTTTTTACAATTTTACTAGGTTTATATATGTCGTTTATTAATCAAAAAGTGTTTTTTCTAGTAGTGCCAATCACACATATAGCAAATCAGCTCCGTTTGCAGCTAGGCATTTTACCATTAGCTCTGATGTGTTTAACACTATTTATTTATTATATGTATCCACAGCTAACGAAAAAAAGAATTCTTTACGCTGCCATTATTTTAATGAGCATTGTTTTCGTAATGTATAGTATTTATAATCCGCTTACTGGTAATGAGAGAGCGGCTTCAAAGGCAGAGGTTGTTTATAGGCGTTTACTCTATATTACTGTTACGGCGCCAGCGATTGTATACAATATATGGATGCTTATTCGGGTGATGATGAAGCGGCTGGAGGGAGCGAGGTATGTTTTAATTGTTTTTACGGCTGTTTGTTGTTATGCTATTTTGCTTATCCTGAATTTTTTAGTAAGCATACCGATTGATTATAGTGAAATTGCCTTGTTTGTCATGATATTACTCGGCTTTGCTTCATTATTAAACTATCGTACAAATAACGCTTTTATGAAAATACAAGCTTTATCAGAAGAATTAATGCTACACAATCAAATGAAGGATGAGTTTTTACTGAAAACCTCCCATGAATTACGTACGCCATTAAATGGCATTGTTAATTTGTCCAAATCATTAATGGAGGGGGCACAGGGACCATTAAAGCGTGTCCAACAAGAGCAGGTCATTTTAATTCATAATATTACACAGCGTTTAGGGCATTTAGTGGAGGATTTACTATTTTCCTCTACTCATATGACAGGAGAAATATGGGTTGCACCACGCGCTGTTCCAATAACGATTATTAATGAAGTAGTAGCAGAAATCCAAAATATTATGCCTAAAAACAGTTATGTGCGGTTAATAGCAGAAATTGATAGGGCATTGCCACATATGCTAACAGATGAATTGCGCTTTAAGCAGGTGCTTTATAATTTATTACATAATGCTCTACAACATACACAAGTGGGTGAAATTACTGTTACAGCACATGTTCAGCAATCACACATGGTCATTCAAGTGAATGATACAGGTGCGGGTATTCCAGCTCAAGATATAGAGCATATTTTTACTGCTTTCTATCGGGTAAAGAAACATGGTCAAAAAGAGGGACTTGGTTTAGGCTTGAGTATTGCTAAAAATATTGTAGAAAAATTAGATGGTGCTATTTATGTGACAAGCTTGCTAGGAGAAGGCACAACATTTACATTTACAATGCCGTTAGCTACAGAGGAGCTAGTAAATAGTGATCAGAATTTCGTAACGACAGCTGTGCAGTTGGAAAATGAAGTATTGCAACTTGATTTACCATTGTTTTATAAAGGCAATGATAAAAAGATTCTTGTTGTCGATGATGACCATATTAATATTAAAGTATTGGCGGATGTGTTAGCTTTAAAAGGTTATACAGTGATAGCTGTAGATAATGGCTTTGATGCAGTTGCTTATCTAAAAACAAATGAAGTGGATTGTATGCTTATTGATTTAATGATGGACGGTATGTCTGGCTATGAGTTATGTAAGCAGGTACGTAAACAGTATGATATGTTAGAGCTTCCTATTATTGTATTAACGGCTATTATGAAGCATTCTGATTTAGTGTTAACATTGCAGGTTGGTGCTAATGATTATTTACAAAAGCCTGTAGCAATGGATGAATTACTAATTCGTATTGAATCCTTATTGGCTGTTCGGCAATCATCAATTGACGCGATTGAGGTAGAAATGAATTATTTATATGCACAAGTAACACCGCATTTTTTTTATAACACACTAAATACGATTATTGGCTTGAGCTATACGAATATAGATGACACAAGAGAGGCGCTTTATTGTTTAGCCACTTATTTCCGTGCAAAGCTTAATGTGCATTATCGAAACAGTATGGTATCAATAGAGGAAGAGATCGAGCTTGTAAAGGCTTATCTCTATATTGAAAAGATGCGCTTTGTAGATCGTTTAACTGTTAAATATGATATTGATGAATCCATCCAGCTAATGATTCCAGCCCTATCTATCCAGCCATTAGTGGAAAATGCCGTTGTGCATGGTATTTCTAAAAAAATGGAGGGTGGAGCAATTGAGGTAAGTGTTCAGCGAGAGGGGCAGTTTGTTCGCATTAAAATTTATGATAATGGTGTAGGAATACCGGATGAAAAGCTACAACAGCTTTTGAACGGTGAGGGCTCTCGTATTGGCTTTACAAATCCATTAAAAAATTCAAATTAA